A genomic stretch from Helianthus annuus cultivar XRQ/B chromosome 1, HanXRQr2.0-SUNRISE, whole genome shotgun sequence includes:
- the LOC110929626 gene encoding alpha carbonic anhydrase 7 yields the protein MQSPIDLTHKRVQTTSKLGRLDRDYKPANATLINQRHHHDMMLTWVGEAGHIHINGTEYQLDQAHWHTPTEHTINGRRFNLELHLVHKSIDAKVAVVGILYKIGRPDSFLATMEPYLKEVSSIRDVEKSVGIIDPRQIKFGSRNYYRYIGSLTTPPCTQSVIWTIVQKVRTVSPEQLRIFREAIYDELKANARPVQDLNNRWLKLYQPDNYDETD from the exons ATGCAGTCACCAATTGATCTCACTCATAAAAGAGTCCAGACAACATCCAAACTCGGAAGACTTGATAGAGATTACAAGCCCGCTAATGCAACACTTATTAATCAGCGCCATCACCATGATATGATG TTGACATGGGTCGGGGAAGCCGGGCATATTCATATAAATGGAACCGAGTATCAGCTTGATCAAGCCCACTGGCACACCCCTACTGAACACACCATCAATGGCCGAAG ATTTAATCTCGAGCTACACCTGGTTCACAAAAGTATAGATGCAAAGGTTGCAGTGGTTGGAATCCTATACAAAATTGGTCGCCCCGATTCTTTTTTAGCCACG ATGGAACCATATTTAAAAGAAGTGTCCTCTATAAGAGATGTTGAAAAAAGTGTGGGAATAATAGACCCCCGACAAATTAAATTTGGGAGTAGAAACTATTATCGATATATTGGCTCACTTACTACGCCACCATGTACTCAAAGTGTTATTTGGACCATTGTTCAAAAG GTGAGAACAGTTTCACCGGAACAACTGCGTATATTCCGTGAAGCAATCTACGAT GAATTAAAAGCTAACGCAAGACCTGTTCAAGACTTGAATAATCGTTGGTTGAAGCTTTACCAACCAGACAACTACGATGAAACAGATTAG